TCGTGGAGGCGAGGGATGGTCGTGGCCCAAGATGGTAGTCCTGCCTGCAGTGAGTCTCGTGACCCTTGGCGTGTTGCTTTTCATGGCCAGCACGCAGTTTTCCCTGTTCGTCGGGGACAATAGCGCCGTCGTTCTAGTGATGCAGGGCACTCTCTATGTCGCCATCGTAGGAGGCCTGCTGTACGCGCTGTACCTGCGCAAAGCCAAACCGGACACGTATGCACGGATTGGTCGTCAGTAGCCGCGCGTAGGCGGCGTCCAAACGTCCTTTTTGCCCAAAGGGGTCTCGGCCCCGCCGGCTCAAAAGTTACCCAACTGAACTATTGAGTCTGAACATCTAAAATTACATGATAAATCTATAAAATCTTCGCTATATCAGGAGACACGCATGAGCTCTGCAACCACTGACGTTCCGTATTTCGACATGTTGGACCCCGACTTCGCGATCACCTCCGACGAAGTCCATCAGGCGCGTGAGCGCTCGTGGTATGCGGAAACGAACTACGGGCTGGCCATCCTCCGGTATGACGAGCTCACACGGCTCATCAAGCACCCCAAACTGCGTCAGGGCAGTGGTTCATGGATGGCGCTCAACGGCATCCATGACGGGCCGCTGGCCGAGTGGTGGGCTAGCTGGATCCTCCACCATGAGGGCGAGGCCCACCATCGACTGCGCCGGCTCCTGAACCCATCGTTCACTCAGAAGGTCGTCGCGCCCCTCGCCCCACGGTTCAGTGCCCTTGCGAATGAAGTCATTGATTCCTTCGCCGACAACGGAAGCTTCGACTTCGTTTCCGAGTTCGCCGATCCCTACGTGGCGCGGGCCATCTCGATCCTTCTGGGGATCCCCGAGGAGGAATGGCCGATCATCGCAGAGGATGCCACGACCCTCGGGCTGTCCCTGGGCGTTACGGTCAAGCAGGACCTTCCGAAGATCGAGGCCGCTCTGGGCCGCCTGCAGGGGTACGCCGACACCATCATCGCGGATCGACGGGCTAACGACCGGGGAGACTTCGTGAGTTCCCTCGTGGCATCGTCGAAGGAACCGAACGGCCTCACCGCCAACGAGCTGCGCGACGTTCTGGCGCTTCTGGTGCTGGGCGGGTACGACACGACTCGCAACCAACTCGGTCTCGCGATGCAGACCTTCTTGGAATACCCCGACCAGTGGAACCTGCTGGGCGAGCAGCCCGAGTTGGCCCGTGCGGCCGTCGAGGAGGTTATGCGCGTGAACCCGACGACCCGGTGGGTAACTCGTCAGGCGGTCGAAACCTTCGAATTCCAGGGCCTGGTCATCGAGGAAGGCACAACGATTCACATGATCAACGAGTCCGCCGGCACCGATACCCGTTCATTCGAAGAGCCGGAGTTCGACATCACCGCCGAGCGAAAGCCGCATTTCGGCTTCGGTGGCGGCGTGCACCACTGTCTGGGTCACTTCGTGGCCCGTAGCGACATGGGCGAAGCGTTGGTTGCCCTATCGAGTCGTCTGCGCGACCTGCGTCCGAAGACCGGCGACGGTTGGCTCCCCGACTCGGGCAACACTGGCCCGACGAAACTCCCCATCACATTCACCGCTGTCCGCTGACGGCAGCATCACTACAAGGAGCAATAGCATGCACGTGAAAGTTGATCTCGACCGGTGCCAGGATCATGGCCTTTGCGCGATCGCAGCGCCCGTGGTCTTCCAAATGGACGCTGACGGCAAGTTGGTTTACGAGGGAGATCCCGACGACTCGCAGTTGGATTACGTAGAAGAGGCCGCGGACGGGTGCCCCGTCGCAGCCATCCTCATTGGCGAGTAACATGACAGCACACATCGTCGTCGTAGGGGCGTCCATCGCTGGCCTGCGAGCGGCTGAGCAGTTGCGCAAGGTGGGCCACGACGGCCCGATAACTGTCCTAGGCAAAGAACCCCAGGGTCCGTACAACCGGCCGCCACTGTCCAAGGAAATGCTCGCGGCGCCGGAGAACCTGACGGTCGAGGACATTCATGCCCGTCTGGCGTTCCCGCGCAAGGCAGCCACCGCTGATGTCGATATCCGGCTGGCCTGCGCAGCAGTGATGGCCGATTTCGAAAACCGCACGGTGACCACACGCGACGGGGAATCGATCGCCTTCGACGGTCTCGTCGTCGCTACCGGTCTTCGCCCGCGCAGGATCGGCGCGGCTGGGCCAACGGCCGGCCGGCACGTGCTACGTACAATTGAGGACTGCATCGGTCTGCGATCCGAGGTCGGACCCGGTACCCGGGTCGTCGTCGTCGGCGCAGGGTTCATCGGCTGCGAGGCCGCTGTCACTCTTAGCGGCATTGGAGCCACCGTAACAGTGGTCGAACCGACCGCACGACCGATGCTTCGGGTCGTCGGCGAAGAGTTGGGCCTGGCAGTCCAACGACACCACGAGCAGGCGGGTATCGAGTTCCGTGTCGGTTCGTCGGTGGTCGCGTTCAAGGGTGACCAGCGTGTCACCGGCGTGGTGCTTGACAGTGGGGAAGTGCTTGCGGCAGATGTTGTTGTCGAGTCCGTCGGCTCGGTTCCGAACGTCGAATGGCTCGCAGGCACCGGCGCGTTGGACCTTAGCGACGGCGTATTGTGCGACAACAGCCTGCGCGTCGTCGGATTCCGGGCTGCCGTTGCCGCGGGCGACGTGGCGCGGTTCCCCAACCCGCGGTTCGGAAACATCCCGAGGCGTGTGGAGCACTGGACGATGTCGAACGACACCGCCAAGCAAGCTGCTCTGACTCTGCACCGTGAGCTCCAAGGGCTCGAACCGGACTGCGCCGACTTTGTTCCAATGCCGTCGTTCTGGAGTGACCAAGGCGAGTTGCGCATACAAAGTATCGGCGTCCCGGCGATTGCTGATCGTGTCGTGATCGAGTCCGGTGATCCTGCGAACCTTCGCGGCGGCCTACTCGCGATTTACCATGCCGGACCTCAGGTGTGCGGCAGTATCTCGATCAATCTGCCTGCGTCTCGACAGGTCGAGATGAGGGACGCCATGCAGATGGTCCCCATGGTCCGATGAGGCCGGCCCGAGCAACAGCCAGAACTACAAGAGGAACACATCAATGATTTCTGCACAGGACAGCGCCACAGCTGCGTTGCAATTTGACAACCTGATTGGCGGCACCTTCGTCCGCGCATCCAGCGGCGAGGAGGACGAGGTCCTCAATCCGGCGACCGGTGACGTGATTGCGCGGGTGCCGCGCGCTGGCCTCGCCGACCTCGACCTGGCCGTCGAAGCTGGCAGGAAGGCGTTCGAACGCTGGTCCCGCACAACCCCTCGCGAGCGGTCGATCCTCCTTCTGCGGTTGGCCGATGCGCTTGAAGAGCGGATCGAGGAGTTCGCGGCGATTGAGTCCCTCGATGTAGGCAAGACCATGGCCCAAGCCCGCGGTGAGGTGGAAGAGGCTGTGGACATTTTCCGGTTCTTCGCCGGAGTTGCGCGCAATCTCGGCGGTGTCGCTGCCGGTGACTACCGCGAGAACTACACCTCGATGTTGCGACGCGAGCCCCTCGGCGTTGTCGGCCTGATCAGCGCGTGGAACTTCCCTCTAATGATTGCGGCGTTCAAGATTGCTCCTGCCCTGGGTGCAGGCAACGTCGTCGTCTTCAAGCCGTCGGAGATCACACCACTGTCGACGCTCAAATTCGCCCAGCTTGCCAGCGAGATCTTTCCGCCCGGCGTGGTGAACGTCTTGACAGGTCTCGGTTCTCTCGGTGCGGGAATCGCCGGCCATCGTGGAATCAGCATGGTCTCGTTCACGGGAGGGAGCGAAACCGGACGCAACGTGGCCCGCGCTGCCGCCGGCAATTTGAAGCGCGTCTCGATGGAACTCGGTGGCAATGCGCCGGTGATCGTCCTCGACG
This genomic interval from Arthrobacter sp. FW306-2-2C-D06B contains the following:
- a CDS encoding cytochrome P450; protein product: MSSATTDVPYFDMLDPDFAITSDEVHQARERSWYAETNYGLAILRYDELTRLIKHPKLRQGSGSWMALNGIHDGPLAEWWASWILHHEGEAHHRLRRLLNPSFTQKVVAPLAPRFSALANEVIDSFADNGSFDFVSEFADPYVARAISILLGIPEEEWPIIAEDATTLGLSLGVTVKQDLPKIEAALGRLQGYADTIIADRRANDRGDFVSSLVASSKEPNGLTANELRDVLALLVLGGYDTTRNQLGLAMQTFLEYPDQWNLLGEQPELARAAVEEVMRVNPTTRWVTRQAVETFEFQGLVIEEGTTIHMINESAGTDTRSFEEPEFDITAERKPHFGFGGGVHHCLGHFVARSDMGEALVALSSRLRDLRPKTGDGWLPDSGNTGPTKLPITFTAVR
- a CDS encoding aldehyde dehydrogenase family protein, encoding MISAQDSATAALQFDNLIGGTFVRASSGEEDEVLNPATGDVIARVPRAGLADLDLAVEAGRKAFERWSRTTPRERSILLLRLADALEERIEEFAAIESLDVGKTMAQARGEVEEAVDIFRFFAGVARNLGGVAAGDYRENYTSMLRREPLGVVGLISAWNFPLMIAAFKIAPALGAGNVVVFKPSEITPLSTLKFAQLASEIFPPGVVNVLTGLGSLGAGIAGHRGISMVSFTGGSETGRNVARAAAGNLKRVSMELGGNAPVIVLDDADVDALVARLRFVSFVNSGQACTAACRVIAQEGVFEKVLEALVPTIESIRVGDPASGPEIEMGPLVSAAHQQRVLGYLGRTRGEILTGGGAIGDKGFFVQPTLVAGLDQRDEMVQDEIFGPVVTVQRVSSPEQAITYANDVKYGLSGSIWTRDIGRAMSAVQRLDFGQVWVNDHLSSVPEMPNGGFKDSGYGTDSSAYGLEEYTRMKHVWIAVN
- a CDS encoding NAD(P)/FAD-dependent oxidoreductase, which translates into the protein MTAHIVVVGASIAGLRAAEQLRKVGHDGPITVLGKEPQGPYNRPPLSKEMLAAPENLTVEDIHARLAFPRKAATADVDIRLACAAVMADFENRTVTTRDGESIAFDGLVVATGLRPRRIGAAGPTAGRHVLRTIEDCIGLRSEVGPGTRVVVVGAGFIGCEAAVTLSGIGATVTVVEPTARPMLRVVGEELGLAVQRHHEQAGIEFRVGSSVVAFKGDQRVTGVVLDSGEVLAADVVVESVGSVPNVEWLAGTGALDLSDGVLCDNSLRVVGFRAAVAAGDVARFPNPRFGNIPRRVEHWTMSNDTAKQAALTLHRELQGLEPDCADFVPMPSFWSDQGELRIQSIGVPAIADRVVIESGDPANLRGGLLAIYHAGPQVCGSISINLPASRQVEMRDAMQMVPMVR
- a CDS encoding ferredoxin, giving the protein MHVKVDLDRCQDHGLCAIAAPVVFQMDADGKLVYEGDPDDSQLDYVEEAADGCPVAAILIGE